The Epinephelus lanceolatus isolate andai-2023 chromosome 11, ASM4190304v1, whole genome shotgun sequence genome window below encodes:
- the tpbgl gene encoding trophoblast glycoprotein-like, translating to MRENMWIFYSADNPKCIFSIWNQWCLYYAALACLLFSPVRTDDACPSFCICARDSGTVTCRDGDDTKVPGDIPEWTSTLILKGRNISTLQRGAFMSNGTELEMTTLSLSYNGIQVIEPYAFLGLPRLHLLDLSHNQLESISARAFHGLPELRSLYLNYSILPSATEQLSNALSTQSLRNLHRLELAGNRLKSIPLMRLDMYNLHALVLINNSIESIGGDDVTILYQERRIRVYLSLNPFRCNCELEAFYYWLKNSSQCPDAGRLLCNEPEAKRGVPVEKLRQEDVDCMNENLEAVSYVFLGIVLALIGVVFLMVLYLNRGGIKRWLNNIREACRDQMEVYHYRYEQDSDPRLANVAV from the coding sequence AtgagggagaacatgtggaTATTTTACAGTGCCGACAATCCAAAGTGTATCTTCTCTATCTGGAACCAGTGGTGTTTGTATTACGCAGCATTGGcgtgtttgttgttttccccTGTCAGGACGGATGATGCCTGCCCGTCCTTCTGCATCTGTGCCAGAGACTCGGGGACAGTCACCTGCCGTGATGGGGACGACACCAAGGTACCTGGAGACATACCGGAGTGGACGTCCACCTTGATACTCAAGGGGAGAAACATTTCAACTTTACAGCGTGGTGCGTTCATGAGCAACGGCACGGAGTTGGAAATGACGACACTCTCGCTGTCCTATAACGGGATACAGGTTATTGAACCGTACGCCTTCCTGGGACTCCCCCGGCTGCATTTGCTGGATCTGAGCCACAACCAGCTGGAGTCTATCTCCGCCAGGGCTTTCCACGGGTTACCGGAGCTGCGCTCTCTCTACCTAAATTACTCCATTCTGCCTTCGGCCACGGAGCAGCTCTCAAATGCGCTCAGCACACAAAGTTTGCGCAACCTCCACAGACTGGAGTTGGCGGGAAACAGGCTGAAGTCAATCCCCCTGATGAGATTAGATATGTATAATCTCCACGCGCTGGTGCTGATAAATAACTCAATAGAGAGCATAGGGGGAGATGATGTGACCATTTTGTACCAGGAAAGGCGCATACGCGTCTACTTGTCTTTAAACCCGTTTCGGTGCAACTGTGAGCTGGAGGCGTTTTACTACTGGTTGAAGAATTCATCCCAGTGCCCGGATGCAGGGCGTCTTCTGTGCAACGAGCCGGAGGCCAAGAGGGGGGTTCCTGTGGAGAAGCTCCGGCAGGAGGACGTGGATTGTATGAATGAGAACCTTGAGGCGGTGTCATACGTGTTCCTTGGTATAGTGTTGGCTCTGATCGGGGTGGTGTTTCTAATGGTGCTGTATCTCAACCGGGGAGGCATCAAACGGTGGCTCAACAACATCAGAGAGGCGTGCCGAGACCAGATGGAGGTCTATCATTACCGCTACGAGCAGGACTCAGACCCGAGACTCGCCAACGTGGCTGTTTAA